Genomic DNA from Magnolia sinica isolate HGM2019 chromosome 4, MsV1, whole genome shotgun sequence:
AGAAATCTAAAAGAGTGTAAATTTTAAGAATACAAAGAAAAATTATATCAGAAACAATAGTATGCTGCAAGGAACTCTATTATACAACCTGTCATCGGATTTTATTGGGTTGTTCAAGTGGGGCCAACAGTTGGGTGATCAACTGGaatgtgtgtgtagagagagagagagagagagagagagagagagagagagtcacgctCACTTGCATACCTTTGCACACCTTGCACGCATGTCATGGGCCCAGAATCCAAAAAGTCAAGATGatgtggcaccccatgaaaccctcagggcccaactttcagcctgatccaaaactttggtgtgtgtgtgtgtgtgtgtgcattcgtgtgtgtgtgcgcgcgcgtgtgtgtattCCTTGACCATCTAGCTCTTGGCCCCCAAGAGAAGGTTTAGGATAGCCCCATGGAAGGAGACTTTTTGGGAATGGACCATTCACTATAGggctcatcagatcaacggtcttgaACCCAACCATTGGTCCACTTCTACAAATTGCGACCCAATTAAACCCCACAATATGCAGATAAGAACCAACAGAGGAGAAAATGCAAACCTTGCTTTTAACAAGTGCAGGCAATTGGCACTCGTCACCAATAAGAATAACATGCCGTGTACCTGGTAGTTGTAATGGAATCAATGACTCACATTCTTTCAACTGAACAGCTTCGTTGATAACCACCAGCTCAAATTGTTCAATCTCTAAAAAAAGTAATGCAGATGAACTAGAAGCCGTGCAAAAAACAAGGGAAGAACTTTTCAAGCAAAATTTTCGAATCAAGTCTTTTTCGAGAAATTGGAGAATCTGAAAATTTCTTTTAAGATCTCTCAGAACTTGAAGACACTCGTTTCAGGCCTTGCACAAATTGTTTACTCCTTCAGACTGCATCAATAGTTTCTTGAGTGTCTTGTCACTGACATTATTCACACGTAACAAGCTTTCAAAAGATTCAATCAACTTGAAAGCTAAAACCATGTTGTTATAGTTATTTTTCGAAAGTGAAGATGATGGTAGGTGGGTACAAAGGCTTCTTATATGATCCTTCAATGACTTTGCCATGGCACCGAATCGGCTCTTGACGAATTCCCGAAATGTCAAGGCATTGACGCCCCTCTTATCCTCCTTTGCCTTTTCATTTTCCAAATAGATTTCATACTGAGGAAAACAATCTTCGAGAAATCGTATCATTGACTCTAGCTTGTATCTCCACCCTGATAGTAGTGCAAAGCAATCTGAAAGCCTATCGATGCGGTTATTCAGAAAAATACCTTCAAGATCGTCAGTAATGTTCATCCGGTCCTTATTTCCCATTAAAACTATGTCTCCCAACGGGTATAGGTCAGTAGGACATGACTCTCTCAACAACCTCAGGAGACGCAAGGCCACTTCTAAGACCAATATTTGTCAGTGTGCATACAAGTATTCTGCATTTCAATGCTAGAAGTGTCAGTAGCATTGTACTGATTGTTTTCGTCTTTCCAGTCCCTGGTAGGCCCCAGATTAGTTGAATCGAGTGCTTATGCTTGCATTGCTTTGCTGCTATAGAACTCAATACTGCTCTGATTTGTGACTCATTCAGCTTGAATGAGCAACAGAACTTCGATTTTCTGTGCAAATTCTCCCGAAGAACAGTTTTTGCAACTTCTCCCAACCCGTGTAAAGAACAAAACACTCAAAACAGGTTAATTGCAAAAGTGAGGGTTCTGGGTGACATGACAATGTAAAATGCCATGGATCACCTCCTATTGTTCTTCTTCGGAGAAAAATAATCAATTGCTTAGTTGTAGCATTTCCATAAATGAACCCACCATGGATTGTGGATGCTCATACCATACcttaaaaactcaaaaaaatgAAACTAGACTCACCCTTGTTGAATCGACTGGACCAGATTTCACCAAGATTCTAGAAAAACTCTCTGGCCATGACTTGGTCAAAATTGAAGAGAACCCCAACTCATACTTTTAAAAAATATCTCTtcaataattaattaaaaaaatctcttaaataattaataatatttaaaaaccACTGAAAAACTCATACGAGTTTTTGAGAAACTCAGCTGAGTTTTTTAAGTTGAGTTGACCCAACAAGgctatttttgtgtttttaaacCATCGCGCCAAATCTCCCAAATGGTAGGTCATAATGCCTCAATCATCGACGTACAAATGAACagccaagaaaagaaaagaaaaaagaccaGTGTCCACATTAAATGGGAATTAAAAGAAAGATGAAAGTCataagatcttccaatctaggagacTTTGGGGGGACATCACCCTTCCATGGGGACCTACATAAGATTAAACTCTATCAGTGtatttgaaaaaaatgggaaaacaAAATCACGTCTTCTTTCAAAGAAAATGAGGTATGCTTGCGACAGAACATAGCCAATGAATCAAATGTATGAAAAAAAATTATCAAGGGACGTGGCATACCGAAGAATTGGTGCATAATGCTTCCTTTACGACATTAGAATTTCTATGGGCTGCATTCAAGGCCATCCATATACGATTGTTTGTCGTAGTATTGATCAAGAAAACGACAAAAAGAGATTTCTCCTTTCCTTTTGGAGCCACAACATCCTTCGATACTTTGGCTCGAatttcaaatggtgggccactttcaGCATCTTCATTCTTAGTAACTAAACCAAGAGTGTAGGATATTCCATCACAGTCTAGATCAGCAGCTCTTGAAGGTACCGCATCGCACAAAGCAAAGATATCTCCGTTCTTTGGACCAGAAATATCTTTTCCTCCCTTATCCAAAACATTTCTGAAAGGTTCCATGGAAATGCCATATGCAAATATCTTTTCCTACCTTATCCGAAACATTTCTGAAAGGTTCCATGGAAATGCCATATGCCGACTCCTTACAATCATATAACCCAACTGATCGTATTCTATAGACTCGTGCTGTAGAGAGAACCTTCATACTAGAACACAATTCGGTCCGTGTTTCCTCGATCAAAGAAAAAATGAATGATCCATAATACTGCTCTATGGATTGAAATCTCTTTGGGATCTCTCTCACCTGCAAAGACAGGTGGCTCTGAAATTTCACATGAAAATAGGAAACAAGGAGAAGTCAATGGCACTATTGATTCACCTCATACAGAccaattcaagatatttcaagttcaagataAGATGAAGAGAGAGTTGAGAGAAACATAGTCAAAGATGAATAATGCTGTTTTAAAATGCGAAATTTTGTTTCATTTCTCTTAATCTAGTTTGCAATTTGCTTGAGAGTTCTTAGCCTACAATTGGATGCACAAACAAATATTATCTCGAGCATTCAATTCAATGAAGAGCAAATCACTAGTTTAATAATGTTTCTAGCAACTCTGACACTGCAGTTCCTTTTCCCATCAACTCCAACTTCAAAGTAGCAAAATGTATACACGAATGCCAAGGAAATGGAAATATGGTTATTTCCTCTTCATTAAAGCATAATATGCAATTTGATTCAATAGCGAATCAAATGCACATTGGTGCACTCTAAGTTGGATTGTGGAAGTCAAAAAGTAGTTGAAGAAAGGAAAACATCACATGTAGAGTGGAGCGAGGCATACGATGGAGGCGTTATGCGTTGTCCAAGCGCTATTAAGTGcaaagagaggagagagtaaTGGGAGCaaaagtgagtgagagagagagagtttaaataAGGGGAGAGAGGCAGTGCATGACTGACCTCAACCACATAATGGGGAACAGTTTTTTTAGTCTGCCACAATAATGTTGACTGACATCATATACAAAGAGCAAGAATCGAGGACGTTGAACCAGCTCGGATTCCAGTGTCTCTATACATACGTGTCTATACACTAAGCAACCACTGCACTAGGGCACAACCTTCCAAACTTTCTAAGGCTTGCCCTAGACCCACATGACCACACCAGATGAAGACAAACCTCGATTAGGATCACTCTGCCAGCATACACACTTATCATCTTATCGAGTTCAAATCACAAATCTTTTGAAacgttctttgaagtttttagaaaaataaattattaagGTACGTACAATTTCAAGAAACAATTTGTAAATCATTATCTTGTAAAACTCAATAATGTTGCAATGGATAAGTCTAAAGTTGCACAATAATCCAAGGAACTTGGTGTAACTGCCAAAGGGTCTATCTCGTGCAACTATGCAATTTAGAATCAACTAAGGGGCTATTTGCTTTCTCAATTTCATGGTAAATATGCAGGAAGTGTGCATTTATCATTTACCAATGTAATTCCAACAATACTCTCAATGCAAACGTGATGTTTTTGCTTTTTGAACCCTAAAATCGAAGGGTGTGAATTTCATgcggggcctactatgatgtatatctCTTACCACGTTGCCCATCTATTCTACTAGAtgattttaggcatgagccaaaaaatgaggcagatccaaagctcaagtgggccacaccataggaaatagtgggaattgaatggcgtatcgttaaaaacttcttgggggcctcataagttttggatcaagttgatatttgtgttttcccctgcTCCATGTTTGTGTGGCCATATGAACGAGTTATATGAAAAATAATGGGCTttagggaaaataaaaaaaaactttcaatggtggaagttttGCTGCCTCTGTTTATTGTGATGTGGggcacttgagctttgcatctgcctcatttttaggctcatgctctaaaatgttccagtaaaatggatgaatggcatggatatgtcacatacatcactatggggcccacaaatttaagtagGCCCTTTCGAACCGGTTTTCGAGGTGGAAATACTCTTCTATTTTCAAACATGTGCAATGAGTAATAAAGACCTATTTCCTAGGTATTTACTGTGGAAATGGAAAATCAAACCGCCCCTAAGCCAGTTTCCTAGCAGTACATTCTTGGCCAAATCAATCATGACCTTCGTACTAAAGGCTAAAGTAGCAACACTCGATCTCATCCTCCTATATGCAAAAGTGTTAAGGGCAAAAGGGTCACCTACAATACTAGCGTGCTTGCACAATGCAATTATTGAATCGAATTAGGCACCAGTAGGTAAATTGGAGTGTAGTCCAACTCAACTCTTCAAGCACGTGGTCGCTCACCCAC
This window encodes:
- the LOC131244124 gene encoding uncharacterized protein LOC131244124; protein product: MAIEKAENGLVNFVFSWSIQDVLNDNLLKGKVREIPKRFQSIEQYYGSFIFSLIEETRTELCSSMKVLSTARVYRIRSVGLYDCKESAYGISMEPFRNVSDKGGKDISGPKNGDIFALCDAVPSRAADLDCDGISYTLGLVTKNEDAESGPPFEIRAKVSKDVVAPKGKEKSLFVVFLINTTTNNRIWMALNAAHRNSNVVKEALCTNSSVPMEG